From Variovorax sp. J2L1-78, the proteins below share one genomic window:
- a CDS encoding LysR family transcriptional regulator, which produces MDLGDLQIFQAVVEAGSVTRAAEHLHRVQSNVTTRIRQLEQKLGVALFIREGKRLHLSPAGWQLLPYAQQLLALAAQAREAVCDDRPRGPLVLGAMESTAAVRLPGPLSEFVKRYPEVKLTLKTGNPQQLAAAVLAGRMDTAFVTGPIAEGPLERVPVFSEELVIVAQAGHAPIGKAHQPLPPVIVAFEPGCPHRARLEAWYARRDGMPLQTIEITSYHAMLGCVVVGMGISLLPRGVLATFPDRDRLSLHPLPRGENRASTDLIWRSGALSPKITALLQLLKPARALRAETLAG; this is translated from the coding sequence ATGGATCTCGGCGACCTGCAGATATTCCAGGCGGTGGTCGAAGCCGGCAGCGTGACGCGGGCGGCCGAACATTTGCACCGTGTGCAGTCCAACGTGACCACGCGCATTCGCCAGCTCGAACAGAAGCTGGGTGTCGCCCTGTTCATCCGCGAGGGCAAACGGCTGCACCTGTCGCCGGCGGGCTGGCAACTGTTGCCCTATGCGCAGCAATTGCTGGCGCTGGCAGCGCAGGCGCGCGAAGCGGTGTGCGACGACCGACCACGCGGCCCTCTGGTGCTGGGCGCCATGGAAAGCACCGCCGCCGTGCGCTTGCCGGGGCCGCTGAGCGAGTTCGTCAAGCGCTATCCCGAGGTCAAGCTGACATTGAAGACCGGCAATCCGCAGCAACTCGCTGCCGCCGTGTTGGCTGGGCGCATGGACACCGCCTTCGTGACCGGGCCGATCGCAGAGGGGCCCCTGGAGCGGGTGCCCGTGTTCTCGGAAGAGCTGGTCATCGTCGCCCAGGCCGGGCATGCGCCCATCGGCAAGGCACACCAACCGCTGCCGCCGGTCATCGTGGCTTTCGAACCGGGGTGCCCGCACCGTGCGCGGCTCGAGGCGTGGTACGCACGGCGGGACGGCATGCCCCTGCAGACCATCGAAATCACCTCCTACCACGCCATGCTGGGCTGCGTGGTGGTCGGCATGGGCATTTCACTGCTGCCGCGCGGTGTGCTCGCCACCTTTCCGGACCGGGACCGCCTGAGCCTGCACCCGCTGCCGCGCGGCGAGAACCGCGCTTCGACCGATCTGATCTGGCGCAGCGGGGCGTTGTCGCCCAAGATCACAGCGCTGCTGCAGTTGTTGAAGCCGGCCCGAGCCTTGCGGGCTGAGACCTTGGCGGGCTGA
- a CDS encoding LysR family transcriptional regulator: MVDLNDIALFVQVVRSGSFAGAARRLGVPSNTVSRRVQALEAQLGTRLLQRSTRKLTLTSAGEAFQERCASAVDGLIDAGQELMTGHHEPSGLVRVAAPADFFDFFRMEWVADFLAAHPRVRLDFVLSDARADLIAERIDVAFRGGVLRDSGYVGRQVLRDGNDVLVASPAYLAARGAPDTLQDLKNHDCVSFAHPSGHATWRLTGPDGVDEEVQVAARFSGNTAQALRRATVAGLGIALLPHAITAFDLQAGRLVPVLPHYRCVGYGLNVLYPSRRHLPLAVSAFIDLVVEKLGAMEASTVSPRP; the protein is encoded by the coding sequence ATGGTGGATCTGAACGACATCGCCCTGTTCGTGCAGGTCGTGCGCAGCGGCAGCTTTGCGGGGGCCGCGCGCCGGCTCGGCGTGCCGTCCAACACGGTGAGCCGGCGCGTCCAGGCGCTCGAAGCGCAACTCGGCACGCGGCTGCTGCAGCGCTCCACCCGCAAGCTCACCCTCACCAGTGCGGGCGAGGCCTTCCAGGAACGCTGCGCCAGCGCGGTGGACGGATTGATCGACGCGGGCCAGGAATTGATGACCGGTCACCACGAGCCCAGCGGCCTGGTGCGTGTCGCGGCGCCCGCCGATTTCTTCGACTTCTTCCGGATGGAATGGGTCGCCGACTTTCTGGCCGCCCATCCGCGGGTCCGCCTGGACTTCGTGCTCAGCGACGCGCGGGCCGACCTGATTGCCGAGCGCATCGACGTCGCGTTCCGCGGCGGCGTGCTGCGGGATTCGGGTTACGTCGGCCGTCAGGTGCTGCGCGACGGCAACGACGTGCTGGTGGCCAGCCCGGCCTACCTGGCTGCCCGCGGCGCACCCGACACGCTGCAGGACCTCAAGAACCATGACTGCGTGAGCTTCGCCCATCCCAGCGGGCACGCGACATGGCGCTTGACGGGGCCCGATGGCGTCGACGAAGAGGTCCAGGTCGCCGCCCGCTTCAGCGGCAACACCGCGCAGGCGCTGCGCCGGGCGACGGTGGCCGGGCTCGGGATCGCACTGCTCCCTCATGCGATCACGGCCTTCGATCTTCAGGCGGGCCGGTTGGTGCCGGTGCTGCCGCACTATCGATGCGTGGGCTACGGCCTGAACGTGCTGTACCCGAGCCGGCGGCATCTGCCGCTGGCCGTGTCGGCGTTCATCGACCTGGTGGTCGAGAAGCTCGGTGCGATGGAGGCATCGACGGTGTCGCCGCGCCCGTGA
- a CDS encoding DUF1330 domain-containing protein, with translation MFSFQDDLNLDYSFFKMMCQRYRAFSLPMNERRIDMAKGYWIVRVSVHNAAEYPSYLAAAWPAFEKFGARFLVRGGAAECMEGVARERNVVVEFADVATASACYQSEEYGLAKAIRQRVADADFVIVEGA, from the coding sequence ATGTTCTCTTTTCAAGATGATTTGAATCTCGATTATTCATTTTTCAAAATGATGTGCCAGCGCTATCGTGCGTTCTCTCTACCAATGAATGAAAGAAGGATCGACATGGCAAAGGGTTACTGGATCGTTCGGGTCTCGGTGCACAACGCGGCGGAATATCCTTCTTATCTGGCGGCGGCGTGGCCCGCCTTCGAGAAATTCGGCGCCCGCTTTCTGGTGCGCGGCGGTGCCGCCGAGTGCATGGAAGGCGTGGCGCGCGAGCGCAACGTGGTGGTCGAATTCGCCGATGTGGCGACCGCTAGTGCGTGCTATCAAAGCGAGGAATACGGGCTTGCCAAGGCCATTCGGCAGCGCGTTGCCGACGCCGATTTCGTCATCGTCGAAGGCGCCTGA
- a CDS encoding cupredoxin domain-containing protein, protein MNHTIRTAALAGLFALWASAASASGTHAGGHDEGEAIGKPGVAAKAKRTISVDMTDAMRFTPSDITVSQGETIRFVVKNAGRVKHELVLGTQKELKEHYAAMMKNPEMEHADPNMVTLAAGQTGEVVWEFTKAGKVDFACLQPGHYDAGMKGAVNVTKAAK, encoded by the coding sequence ATGAACCACACGATCCGAACAGCCGCTCTCGCGGGTCTCTTCGCCCTCTGGGCCTCTGCCGCATCGGCATCGGGCACGCACGCCGGTGGGCACGACGAGGGTGAGGCCATCGGCAAGCCAGGCGTTGCAGCCAAAGCCAAGCGCACCATCAGCGTGGACATGACGGACGCGATGCGCTTCACGCCCTCCGACATCACGGTCAGCCAGGGTGAAACGATTCGATTCGTCGTGAAGAACGCAGGCCGGGTGAAGCACGAACTCGTGCTGGGTACGCAGAAGGAACTCAAGGAGCACTACGCGGCCATGATGAAAAACCCGGAGATGGAGCACGCCGATCCCAACATGGTGACCCTGGCTGCCGGCCAGACCGGCGAGGTCGTCTGGGAATTCACCAAGGCTGGCAAGGTCGACTTCGCTTGCCTGCAGCCCGGTCACTACGACGCGGGCATGAAGGGCGCCGTCAACGTGACCAAGGCCGCCAAGTAA
- a CDS encoding FUSC family protein yields MQAPRAAVQRSRAALRVGLSHYIANGLSVALGLFLISAGVHAWLGTLAAASAAVGVIVTAPPDLPGPRRGKFWQMLPAPLIGLPLFFAVQMLHAAPIRLGLLLVPATFLAFTAMAWGKRGIPIAVAVMFSMIFSMATPKPDGLDQALYRTMIFGLGAGLYVVYAVLANLALNGRYRVQAMADVLLSLAALMRTEASQFSSREESGDVREVPAPLLGRLLREQAALADQLQATRDIVLESPRTAYRQRLAGMLVIVLEMRDQLLASELDLEALQSNPAHAPALMAMRRVLEALADETAALADALLLGRTPEPVPDRRPQLSAIHLAPDAAHAHGASGPTAAMLARGLASRIGHINDEVLRLVAMARGDVAPDLAVVRANWQMFVSPTDWSWRPLRTLWRWDAPPLRHAIRASLAIGAGYGIALLLPWGSHDYWILLTIVVVLRGSLSQTLERRNARVAGTLLGCVFAVALLSTHPSAMGMLVASVVAQAIAHGFAVRRYLITAVAATVLGLVQAHMLNVGATPTFALFERVADTLIGAALAWAFCYVLPSWERSQIPSLVARTLKAQARHARLALGLGQLHAIDTSPELEWRLARKEAFDSLSALVQATQRSLSEPRAVRPPIAPLEHLQAHSYQLLAQLSAVKSMLVLRRDRLTPADIEGPLARTAARIEATIGSAPIAGSDLPESPPATALAGPIPLPDPFDNDVSPWLLRRLDLATAISSQLRDDAARILQSLDDPDANPP; encoded by the coding sequence ATGCAGGCGCCGCGCGCCGCCGTCCAGCGCAGCCGGGCCGCCCTGCGCGTCGGGCTGAGCCACTACATCGCCAACGGCCTGTCGGTCGCGCTCGGCCTGTTCCTCATCTCCGCCGGCGTGCACGCCTGGCTCGGCACCCTGGCGGCGGCTTCGGCCGCGGTCGGCGTGATCGTCACCGCGCCGCCCGACCTCCCGGGCCCGCGCCGCGGCAAGTTCTGGCAGATGCTGCCGGCGCCGCTCATCGGCCTGCCGCTGTTCTTCGCGGTGCAGATGCTGCACGCCGCGCCCATTCGCCTTGGGCTGCTGCTGGTGCCCGCCACCTTCCTCGCCTTCACCGCCATGGCCTGGGGCAAGCGCGGCATCCCGATCGCGGTCGCGGTGATGTTCTCGATGATCTTCTCGATGGCCACGCCCAAGCCCGACGGGCTGGACCAGGCGCTGTATCGCACGATGATCTTCGGCCTGGGCGCCGGGCTGTACGTGGTGTACGCCGTGCTTGCCAACCTCGCGCTCAACGGCCGCTACCGCGTGCAGGCCATGGCCGACGTGCTGCTGTCGCTGGCGGCGCTGATGCGCACCGAAGCCAGCCAGTTCAGCTCGCGCGAGGAGTCGGGCGACGTGCGCGAAGTGCCCGCGCCGCTGCTGGGCCGCCTGCTGCGCGAACAGGCTGCGCTGGCCGACCAGCTGCAGGCCACGCGCGACATCGTGCTGGAGTCGCCGCGTACGGCCTACCGCCAGCGTCTGGCCGGCATGCTGGTGATCGTGCTGGAGATGCGCGACCAGCTGCTCGCCAGCGAACTCGACCTGGAAGCGCTGCAGTCCAACCCCGCGCACGCCCCGGCCCTGATGGCGATGCGCCGCGTGCTCGAAGCCCTGGCCGACGAGACCGCCGCCCTGGCCGACGCCCTGCTGCTCGGGCGCACGCCCGAACCGGTGCCCGACCGACGCCCGCAGCTCTCGGCGATCCATCTCGCGCCGGACGCTGCGCATGCGCACGGCGCGTCCGGCCCCACCGCCGCCATGCTCGCCCGTGGCCTGGCCAGCCGCATCGGCCACATCAACGACGAGGTGCTGCGCCTGGTGGCGATGGCGCGCGGCGACGTGGCGCCCGACCTGGCCGTGGTGCGCGCCAACTGGCAGATGTTCGTGAGCCCGACGGATTGGTCCTGGCGCCCGCTGCGCACGCTGTGGCGCTGGGACGCCCCGCCGCTGCGCCACGCGATTCGCGCGTCGCTCGCCATCGGGGCCGGCTACGGCATCGCGCTGCTGCTGCCCTGGGGCTCGCACGATTACTGGATCCTGCTGACCATCGTGGTGGTGCTGCGCGGCAGCCTGTCGCAGACGCTGGAGCGCCGCAACGCGCGCGTGGCCGGCACGCTGCTGGGCTGCGTCTTCGCGGTGGCGCTGCTGTCGACGCACCCCTCGGCCATGGGCATGCTGGTCGCCTCGGTGGTGGCGCAGGCCATCGCGCACGGCTTCGCGGTGCGGCGCTACCTGATCACCGCCGTGGCGGCCACGGTGCTGGGCCTGGTGCAGGCCCACATGCTCAACGTCGGCGCGACACCCACCTTCGCGCTGTTCGAACGCGTGGCCGACACGCTGATCGGCGCGGCCCTGGCCTGGGCCTTCTGCTACGTGCTGCCGTCGTGGGAACGCAGCCAGATCCCGTCGCTGGTGGCGCGCACGCTGAAGGCGCAGGCACGGCACGCGCGGCTCGCGCTCGGCCTCGGCCAGCTGCACGCGATCGACACCAGCCCCGAACTCGAATGGCGACTGGCTCGCAAGGAAGCCTTCGACAGCCTTTCGGCGCTGGTGCAGGCGACGCAGCGCTCGCTGTCCGAACCACGTGCCGTGCGCCCGCCCATCGCGCCGCTCGAACACCTGCAGGCCCACAGCTATCAGCTGCTCGCGCAGCTGAGCGCAGTCAAGTCGATGCTGGTGCTGCGGCGCGACCGGCTCACGCCGGCCGACATCGAAGGCCCGCTCGCACGCACCGCTGCACGCATCGAGGCGACGATCGGCAGCGCCCCGATCGCCGGCAGCGACCTGCCCGAGAGCCCGCCCGCCACGGCCCTGGCCGGGCCGATCCCGTTGCCGGACCCGTTCGACAACGACGTGAGCCCCTGGCTGCTGCGTCGGCTCGACCTCGCCACGGCCATCTCCAGCCAGCTGCGCGACGATGCGGCACGCATCCTGCAGTCCCTCGACGACCCCGACGCCAATCCCCCCTGA
- a CDS encoding mechanosensitive ion channel family protein yields the protein MTKDMLLGHPWFPPFVSALIAVFLALLLHRVASLVLQRVTRHMPVLHALLVNIKGPAQALLPLLALQAVWQAAPDDLRFIASIRHVNGLLLIAMATWVLVRAVNGFADGLIAKHPYDAADNLQARRVLTQTRVLARSANSVLLVAGAAMMLMTFPGARQVGASLLASAGVIGIVAGLAAKPVFSNLIAGLQIALAQPIRIDDVLVVEGEWGRVEEITGTFVVLKIWDDRRLILPLSYFIEKPFQNWTRTGSQLLGSVFIYADYGMPLAPLREEVERLVKAAPQWDGRFFNLQVTDATERSMQLRVLCTAASSSLAFDLRCAVREGVIGYMQREYPQFLPRLRVEDGDASTRPAAAPPDGMPQPA from the coding sequence ATGACCAAGGACATGCTGCTCGGCCACCCGTGGTTCCCGCCCTTCGTCTCCGCACTGATCGCCGTCTTCCTCGCGCTGCTGCTGCACCGCGTGGCCAGTCTGGTGCTCCAGCGGGTGACACGCCACATGCCGGTGCTGCATGCCCTGCTCGTCAACATCAAGGGGCCGGCGCAGGCGCTGCTGCCGCTGCTGGCCCTGCAGGCGGTGTGGCAGGCCGCGCCCGACGACCTGCGTTTCATCGCCAGCATCCGGCATGTCAACGGTCTGCTGCTGATCGCCATGGCGACCTGGGTGCTGGTGCGCGCCGTCAACGGCTTCGCCGACGGCCTGATCGCCAAGCACCCCTACGACGCGGCCGACAACCTGCAGGCGCGCCGCGTGCTCACCCAGACCCGCGTGCTGGCGCGCTCGGCCAACAGCGTGCTGCTGGTGGCCGGCGCCGCGATGATGCTGATGACCTTTCCGGGCGCGCGCCAGGTCGGCGCCAGCCTGCTGGCTTCGGCCGGTGTCATCGGCATCGTGGCCGGTCTGGCCGCCAAGCCGGTCTTCAGCAACCTGATCGCCGGCCTGCAGATCGCGCTGGCGCAGCCGATCCGCATCGACGACGTGCTGGTGGTCGAGGGCGAATGGGGCCGCGTCGAGGAGATCACCGGCACCTTCGTCGTCCTGAAGATCTGGGACGACCGCCGGCTGATCCTGCCGCTGAGCTACTTCATCGAGAAGCCGTTCCAGAACTGGACGCGCACCGGCTCGCAGCTGCTGGGCTCGGTCTTCATCTACGCCGACTACGGCATGCCGCTCGCGCCGCTGCGTGAAGAGGTCGAACGCCTGGTGAAGGCAGCGCCGCAATGGGACGGTCGCTTCTTCAACCTGCAAGTGACCGACGCCACCGAGCGCAGCATGCAGCTACGCGTGCTGTGCACCGCGGCCTCGTCCTCGCTCGCCTTCGACCTGCGCTGCGCGGTGCGCGAAGGCGTGATCGGCTACATGCAGCGCGAGTACCCGCAGTTCCTGCCGCGCTTGCGCGTCGAGGACGGGGATGCGTCGACGCGTCCGGCCGCCGCACCGCCGGACGGGATGCCGCAACCCGCCTGA
- a CDS encoding copper-binding protein, with protein MSNIHRIRLAVAAAFLLSGAAIAQSSTSMADTPGINKTAPMAPGADAAAASEFSEGEIRKVDKDNKKLTIKHGPLKNLDMPGMTMVFGVDDDAVLEKLEAGARVRFQAEKVDGKIIATRIEVLR; from the coding sequence ATGTCGAACATTCACCGCATCCGTTTGGCGGTCGCTGCCGCCTTCCTGTTGTCCGGCGCGGCCATCGCGCAGTCCTCGACGTCCATGGCCGATACGCCAGGCATCAACAAGACGGCGCCAATGGCTCCTGGCGCCGATGCGGCTGCGGCCTCGGAGTTCAGCGAAGGCGAGATTCGCAAGGTCGACAAGGACAACAAGAAGCTCACGATCAAGCACGGTCCACTGAAGAACCTCGACATGCCGGGCATGACGATGGTGTTCGGGGTGGACGACGATGCGGTGCTCGAAAAGCTCGAGGCCGGGGCCAGGGTCAGATTCCAGGCAGAGAAAGTGGACGGCAAGATCATCGCTACCAGGATCGAGGTGCTCCGCTGA
- a CDS encoding inositol monophosphatase family protein has protein sequence MSSPNLHPMLNVAVKAARAAGAIINRAALDVEAVRISQKQVNDFVTEVDHASERVIIETLLTAYPGHGILAEESGTEHGAKDSDYVWIIDPLDGTTNFIHGFPVYCVSIALAVKGKVEQAVVYDPSRNDLFTATKGRGAYMNERRIRVSKRTKLHECLISTGFPFRTGDNFKQYLAIMSDLMPKLAGLRRPGAAALDLAYVAAGFTDGFFETGLSPWDVAAGSLLVTEAGGLIGNFTGEPEFLDQRECLAGAPRIYGQLVPLLSQYSKFAGLDDKMRASDRARAVSASIAPNADASSADIYARSTIAGDDASAADAAPAPAAAPASRKLTRIRRDPAADNAPVPPAEGDAAEH, from the coding sequence ATGTCGTCGCCCAACCTCCATCCCATGCTCAACGTGGCCGTCAAGGCCGCCCGCGCCGCCGGTGCCATCATCAACCGTGCCGCGCTCGACGTCGAAGCCGTTCGCATCTCGCAGAAGCAGGTGAACGATTTCGTCACGGAGGTCGACCACGCCAGCGAGCGCGTCATCATCGAGACGCTGCTGACCGCGTACCCGGGCCACGGCATCCTCGCGGAAGAATCCGGCACCGAGCACGGCGCCAAGGACTCCGACTACGTCTGGATCATCGATCCGCTCGACGGCACCACCAACTTCATTCACGGCTTCCCGGTCTACTGCGTGTCGATCGCGCTGGCGGTCAAGGGCAAGGTCGAGCAGGCCGTCGTCTACGACCCGAGCCGCAACGACCTCTTCACAGCGACCAAGGGCCGCGGCGCCTACATGAACGAGCGGCGCATCCGCGTCTCCAAGCGCACCAAGCTGCACGAGTGCCTGATCTCGACCGGCTTCCCCTTCCGCACCGGCGACAACTTCAAGCAGTACCTGGCCATCATGTCGGACCTGATGCCCAAGCTGGCCGGCCTGCGCCGCCCCGGCGCCGCGGCGCTCGACCTGGCCTACGTGGCCGCCGGCTTCACCGATGGCTTCTTTGAGACCGGCCTGAGCCCGTGGGACGTGGCGGCCGGCTCGCTGCTGGTGACCGAGGCCGGCGGCCTGATCGGCAACTTCACCGGCGAGCCCGAGTTCCTCGACCAGCGCGAATGCCTGGCCGGTGCCCCGCGCATCTACGGCCAGCTGGTGCCGCTGCTGTCGCAGTATTCCAAGTTCGCCGGTCTCGACGACAAGATGCGCGCGAGCGACCGCGCCCGCGCCGTGTCGGCCTCGATCGCACCCAACGCCGATGCATCATCGGCCGACATCTACGCCCGCAGCACCATCGCGGGCGACGACGCATCCGCGGCCGACGCGGCCCCGGCGCCGGCCGCCGCCCCGGCATCGCGCAAGCTCACCCGCATCCGCCGCGACCCGGCGGCCGACAACGCTCCCGTCCCGCCCGCCGAGGGCGACGCCGCCGAGCACTGA
- a CDS encoding RNA methyltransferase, with translation MRTRFILIQTSHAGNVGAAARAMKTMGFGDLVLVAPRWANVLRREETIQRASGALDVLANARIVDTLDEALDGVTHLCATAMIPRDFGPPTRTPREHLEPLAQSDPPQHVGFLFGSERFGMRNEDVYRCNVALSIPADPNFGSLNLGAAIQLIAYEWRLALGGFPVTESVAPKQAADAKAVAGMLAHWERSLVQIGFLDPEAPKKLMPRLQQLLNRAQPTPEEIHILRGIAKAMADVKTPPSARPDGGA, from the coding sequence ATGCGCACCCGCTTCATCCTGATCCAGACCAGCCACGCCGGCAACGTCGGCGCCGCCGCCCGCGCCATGAAGACCATGGGCTTCGGCGACCTCGTGCTGGTCGCCCCGCGCTGGGCCAACGTGCTGCGGCGCGAAGAGACCATCCAGCGTGCCAGCGGCGCCCTCGACGTGCTGGCCAACGCCCGCATCGTCGACACGCTCGACGAGGCGCTCGACGGCGTCACGCATCTGTGCGCCACCGCCATGATCCCGCGCGACTTCGGCCCGCCGACGCGCACGCCGCGCGAGCACCTCGAGCCGCTGGCCCAAAGCGACCCGCCGCAGCACGTCGGCTTCCTCTTCGGCTCCGAGCGCTTCGGCATGCGCAACGAGGACGTCTACCGCTGCAACGTGGCGCTGAGCATCCCGGCCGATCCGAACTTCGGCTCGCTCAACCTCGGGGCCGCGATCCAACTGATCGCCTACGAATGGCGGCTGGCGCTGGGCGGCTTCCCGGTGACCGAGTCTGTGGCGCCCAAGCAGGCGGCCGACGCCAAGGCCGTGGCCGGCATGCTGGCGCACTGGGAACGCTCGCTGGTGCAGATCGGCTTTCTCGACCCGGAGGCGCCCAAGAAGCTGATGCCGCGGTTGCAGCAACTCCTCAACCGCGCGCAGCCGACGCCCGAAGAGATCCACATCCTGCGCGGCATCGCCAAGGCCATGGCCGACGTGAAGACCCCGCCGTCGGCGCGCCCCGACGGCGGGGCTTAG
- a CDS encoding alkene reductase, producing MTSTHLAPLFAPTHLGPLPLKNHLVMAPMTRSRAGEGDVATSTTAEYYRQRAGAGLIISEGSQVSAQAKGYPRTPGIFTPAQVAGWKRVTDAVHAAGGRIFLQLWHVGRLSHSSVQASGALPVAPSAIKADGELYTPTGLQPYETPRALTLAEIPGVVADFRQGAENAKAAGFDGVELHGANGYLIDQFLRDSTNARTDAYGGSVQNRVRFIQDLVEAVTPVFGADRVGVRLSPLFDGFAKKDSDPQATYGHAAEMLGTYGLAYLHVMQLGTGPFDFAELKRRFGGKYIANGGYDAERAAAALRSGSADLIAFGTPFLANPDLVERLRNGAALNAADPSTFYQGEERGYTDYPTLHDATAAPQEG from the coding sequence ATGACCTCCACCCATCTCGCCCCCTTGTTCGCCCCCACGCACCTGGGTCCGCTGCCATTGAAGAACCACCTGGTGATGGCACCGATGACGCGCAGCCGCGCCGGTGAAGGCGACGTTGCCACGTCGACGACCGCCGAGTACTACCGCCAGCGCGCCGGCGCCGGCCTCATCATTTCGGAAGGCTCGCAGGTCTCGGCACAGGCGAAGGGCTACCCGAGAACGCCCGGCATCTTCACCCCGGCCCAGGTCGCCGGCTGGAAGCGCGTGACCGACGCAGTGCATGCGGCGGGTGGACGCATCTTCCTGCAACTCTGGCACGTCGGCCGGCTGTCGCATTCCTCGGTCCAGGCCAGCGGCGCGTTGCCCGTGGCGCCGTCTGCGATCAAGGCGGATGGCGAGCTCTACACCCCCACGGGGCTCCAACCCTACGAGACGCCGAGGGCGCTGACGCTGGCCGAGATTCCAGGCGTGGTCGCCGACTTTCGCCAAGGCGCCGAAAACGCCAAGGCGGCCGGCTTCGATGGCGTGGAGCTCCACGGCGCGAATGGCTACCTGATCGATCAGTTCCTGCGCGACAGCACCAATGCGCGGACCGACGCCTACGGCGGATCGGTGCAAAACCGCGTCCGCTTCATCCAGGACCTGGTCGAAGCGGTGACGCCGGTTTTCGGGGCGGACCGCGTCGGCGTCCGTCTGTCGCCCCTCTTCGACGGCTTCGCCAAGAAAGACAGCGATCCGCAGGCGACCTACGGCCACGCAGCCGAGATGCTCGGGACCTATGGGCTGGCGTACCTGCATGTCATGCAACTGGGCACGGGCCCGTTCGACTTCGCCGAACTGAAGCGCCGATTCGGCGGCAAGTACATCGCCAACGGCGGCTACGACGCCGAGCGTGCCGCCGCGGCACTTCGTTCGGGATCGGCCGATCTGATCGCATTCGGCACGCCGTTCCTGGCCAATCCGGACCTGGTCGAGCGGCTCAGGAACGGCGCTGCGTTGAATGCGGCCGATCCTTCGACCTTCTACCAGGGCGAAGAGCGCGGCTACACCGACTACCCCACCCTTCACGACGCCACCGCCGCGCCCCAAGAAGGCTGA
- a CDS encoding pirin family protein has translation MTTATRIDTRAIVHRTRGNAHGPITRLMSPGDLGEFLKPFVFLDLVRSTALTGQNFGMHPHSGIATLTFLREGDVAYEDTTGQKGVLPAGGVEWMRAGNGVWHTGAPVAGSPMLGFQLWVALPAAEENAPAQSLYLAPADIPREGPARVLLGRYGAAKSPVPAPADMNYLAVRLKDGERWTYATPEGHTVAWLAVDTGRLDAGGMVATGELAVFEESEQAIDFVAHGDTSFVLGSAVKHPHDLVMGHYSVHTSEAALAQGEQEIRRIGAALRNSGRLPGTRQTN, from the coding sequence ATGACCACTGCCACCCGCATCGACACGCGTGCCATCGTCCACCGGACCCGCGGTAACGCGCACGGACCGATCACTCGGCTCATGAGCCCGGGCGACCTCGGCGAATTCCTCAAGCCCTTCGTGTTTTTGGACCTGGTCCGCTCCACGGCGCTGACGGGGCAGAACTTCGGCATGCACCCCCATTCGGGCATCGCCACGCTGACCTTCCTGCGCGAAGGCGACGTGGCCTACGAAGACACGACGGGTCAGAAGGGCGTGCTGCCCGCCGGCGGCGTGGAGTGGATGCGCGCGGGCAACGGCGTGTGGCACACCGGCGCGCCGGTCGCGGGCTCGCCCATGCTGGGCTTCCAGCTCTGGGTGGCGCTGCCCGCGGCAGAAGAAAACGCACCCGCGCAGAGCCTCTACCTGGCGCCTGCCGACATCCCCCGGGAAGGCCCGGCGCGCGTGCTGCTCGGACGCTACGGCGCAGCGAAAAGCCCGGTGCCAGCCCCCGCGGACATGAACTACCTGGCCGTCCGCCTGAAAGACGGCGAGCGCTGGACCTATGCGACGCCCGAAGGTCACACGGTGGCCTGGCTGGCGGTCGACACCGGTCGGCTCGACGCGGGCGGCATGGTCGCGACGGGTGAACTCGCCGTGTTCGAGGAATCGGAGCAGGCCATCGACTTCGTGGCCCACGGCGACACGTCCTTCGTGCTGGGCTCGGCCGTGAAGCATCCGCACGACCTGGTCATGGGCCACTACTCGGTGCACACGAGCGAAGCCGCCCTTGCACAGGGCGAACAGGAGATCCGGCGCATCGGCGCCGCGCTTCGCAACAGCGGGCGACTGCCCGGCACTCGCCAGACGAACTGA